Genomic DNA from Carnobacterium divergens DSM 20623:
ATTCATCGTACTGATACACGAGAAGCATTTTATCAAGAAATTTTGGATGTTCTAGCAAGCTTTGGAACAAAAGAGTAGAGTGGGAGTTGAAAAACTGTGTTATTAAAATTATCCTTATCAGGAATTAAAAGTAAGCTAAAAGACTATATTGTACTACTAGTTGGTTTAGTGATGTCAAGTTCAATTTTTTATATGTTTGAAACATTAGCGATGAACGATGCCTTTTTAAAACAAAATTCTATGATTAGTGCGGTTTCGTTTGTTTTTCAGGCAGGTTCTGTCTTGCTTGGTATTATCACCATTGTTTACATTTTATACGCCAATACATTTTTACTTTCCTTACGCCAAAAAGAATATGGAATGTATATGACTTTAGGTGCTAAAAAGAAAAAAATTGGCAAGATGATGTTCATTGAAACGATGATCTTAGGATTAGCTTCAATTGTAATTGGAATCGTGATTGGAATTGGCTTATCACAAGTTGTTGGTCAACTTTTAATGCATCAACTTGATTTTAATTCACCAAATTACCATGCTTTATATGTACCTGCAATGCTAGTCACAATTATTTTTTACTTAATTTTATTTATTGTTTCAGCCTGTGTAAATTTAATTAAACTATCAAAACTATCTGCCTTGACACTAATTCATGGTGAAACTAAAGCCGATCATATCGTATTGAATCCTAAAAAAATGACGATTCAATCAATTATCTCATTAATATTATTAGCAATTGGTTATTTTATGATGATTAAAATTGTGACATTTCAATTTATCGGTATTATCGTAGCTTTGATTACAATTACAGCTGGAACCTTCTTATTTTTCAAAACAGCTTTGCCATTTTTAGTTGAAAAATTAAAGGCAAACAAAAAAATAAGTGAGAAAAAAATTAATATTTTTACCTTCTCGCAATTAAGTTTCCGAGTAAATGATTTAACGAAGGTTTTAGCCATGGTGGCGATGTTAATTGCGTTGGCAGTTGGTGCAATTACTGTTGGTTTTGCTTTTCAAAATAGCACAAAATTAACGCTAGATCAAGTAAGTGCATACGATATTGTTACGTATAATCCAACACAAAAAGAAACCAAAATTATGGATGAGATTCAATTTGATAAAAAAACAACGTATCATTACAAAACAGATGGGCAAGTAACCTATTTTGTCAGTGATGAAATGAAAAAAAATCCTCCACTGATTGGTGAGAGTCAAAAAATGGAAGATGGTAGTTTCAAAACTACTTTTTCAAAAATCAATGAACCAATTCCAGAAAACCAACTTTTAAATCCGAAAGAAGTAACAGATGAAAATAGCAATTGGTTAAATGCTTTAGGGAATATAAGCAATGGATACGATACAAATGCTGAACAACTTCCCATTAAACTAGTCTCAAAAGAAGCTTTTGATGCTCTTTCACAAAAGGAAAAGCAAGTTGTAGTAGGAAATACAAATAATTATTTAAGTTATTTGAAACAGTTTAAAGCAATTTACCTTATTGAGAAAACAAGATATCCAAAAACTGAATATACCTCAAGTAAATATGAAACGTATACAGGATTAAATAGTTTATCAAGTGGAACTGTTTTTATGGGACTATTCTTAGGGTTCGCCTTTTTAGCAATGATGGCAAGCTGTTTGATGTTCAAAGTTCTGACTGGCGCAACAAGCGATACGAAGCGTTACACGATGTTAGGGAAAATTGGCGTTCGCAAAAGTTTACTAGTTGCTTCTATTTATAAAGAAATGGCTATGATTTTTATTTTCCCAGCTGTTATTGGAGCTATTCATGTATTAATTGGTATGCAGATGTTCAAATTTCTGTTGCCACAGCCGTATTATAAAATCTGGGTACCATTTGCGATATTTGCTGTAATTTATGGTGTTTACTATTTCATTACGGTATTCCTTTATAAAGGAATCGTATTAAAAGGTGAAGAAGAAAACTAAAAACAAGGAACTCTCCAAAGTCGATGTTAA
This window encodes:
- a CDS encoding FtsX-like permease family protein; the encoded protein is MLLKLSLSGIKSKLKDYIVLLVGLVMSSSIFYMFETLAMNDAFLKQNSMISAVSFVFQAGSVLLGIITIVYILYANTFLLSLRQKEYGMYMTLGAKKKKIGKMMFIETMILGLASIVIGIVIGIGLSQVVGQLLMHQLDFNSPNYHALYVPAMLVTIIFYLILFIVSACVNLIKLSKLSALTLIHGETKADHIVLNPKKMTIQSIISLILLAIGYFMMIKIVTFQFIGIIVALITITAGTFLFFKTALPFLVEKLKANKKISEKKINIFTFSQLSFRVNDLTKVLAMVAMLIALAVGAITVGFAFQNSTKLTLDQVSAYDIVTYNPTQKETKIMDEIQFDKKTTYHYKTDGQVTYFVSDEMKKNPPLIGESQKMEDGSFKTTFSKINEPIPENQLLNPKEVTDENSNWLNALGNISNGYDTNAEQLPIKLVSKEAFDALSQKEKQVVVGNTNNYLSYLKQFKAIYLIEKTRYPKTEYTSSKYETYTGLNSLSSGTVFMGLFLGFAFLAMMASCLMFKVLTGATSDTKRYTMLGKIGVRKSLLVASIYKEMAMIFIFPAVIGAIHVLIGMQMFKFLLPQPYYKIWVPFAIFAVIYGVYYFITVFLYKGIVLKGEEEN